Part of the Bacillus sp. N1-1 genome, AAACCTAAAAGAAGGGAAAAGACAGAAGCTAGTAGCTTATATTAATCTTTTCTACCCCTAATCCCTCCACAACTAGAAATTTCACAATGCAAATTCAACCAAAATTAAGTTGAGAATTGGCTTACATCCCCAATAAGAGGAGTTGCGACGTATGTCTAATCTGCAAACAAGTGAGTACAGGGCATTCGTAGCGAATGTGCTCGCTGATGCCGGGATTATTTTAACTCAAGCTGAACAAGAATCGATTGAGATTGCAGATTTCGGTTTAACTAATCTCGAAAAAACAGGACTACAATTGATTACTTATGTGAATACCGAGCGTTATTGTGCAAAAGACTTAGTTTTGTTTCCACTTCAAACTTGTCCCGAACACCGCCACCCACCTCGAGAAGATGGGGGTCCTGGCAAGTTCGAAACATTTAGATGTCGTAAAGGAATTGTTTATCTTTATGTAGAAGGAGAACCGGCAGTAGCTCCGAAAGCTTCTCCTCC contains:
- a CDS encoding D-lyxose/D-mannose family sugar isomerase, producing the protein MSNLQTSEYRAFVANVLADAGIILTQAEQESIEIADFGLTNLEKTGLQLITYVNTERYCAKDLVLFPLQTCPEHRHPPREDGGPGKFETFRCRKGIVYLYVEGEPAVAPKASPPAADFQHYTVFHEIVLHPGEQYTIQENTKHWFKAGEEGAIISEFSSNSDDGSDIFTDPRIKRLPD